Proteins encoded by one window of Gordonia jinghuaiqii:
- a CDS encoding DUF2304 domain-containing protein, with protein sequence MIWFQVLAIIGLVALVGFFVVNRGTARSSAGVKLLFVAFVGFGLYAMLRQDDVTWVANKIGIQRGLDLVLFLLVIAFAFTTVSTYLRFRDLEVKYARLARAVALQNAEDQNRPGRDDTTHS encoded by the coding sequence GTGATCTGGTTCCAGGTTCTCGCGATCATCGGCCTGGTCGCCCTCGTCGGCTTCTTCGTCGTGAATCGCGGTACGGCCCGCTCGTCGGCGGGCGTCAAACTGTTGTTCGTCGCGTTCGTCGGCTTCGGCCTCTACGCGATGCTGCGCCAGGACGACGTCACGTGGGTGGCCAACAAGATCGGCATCCAGCGCGGCCTCGACCTCGTCCTGTTCCTGCTGGTCATCGCGTTCGCGTTCACCACGGTGTCGACGTATCTCCGGTTCCGCGATCTCGAGGTCAAGTACGCGCGCCTCGCGCGGGCAGTCGCGTTGCAGAACGCAGAGGACCAGAACCGGCCCGGGCGCGACGACACGACCCACAGCTGA
- a CDS encoding ABC transporter permease, whose amino-acid sequence MSTTLAHTLSDSSVMVRRNLIRLRRYPTMMFSTIAMPVVILLMMTFFFGGAIESALAAGGPLDGKYINYLLPGLLLFVPSFLTVAVAVAVNQDVTEGIVNRLRSLATPPTAILAGHFVGALIQGAVAVLVLLGAAFALGFRSDAGGLDWLLAGGLLLLLTAGLVWIAVAMGVVAPNPESASNMPLPLLFLPYLGSGLVPTDSMPDGVRQFAEYQPFSPIADTLRGLLMGLDISGRWPWAVGWCVVFLVVGYLWAVTAFRRSTTG is encoded by the coding sequence ATGTCCACCACTCTCGCCCACACGCTGTCCGATTCGTCGGTCATGGTGCGCCGCAATCTCATCAGGCTGCGGCGCTACCCCACCATGATGTTCTCCACCATCGCGATGCCGGTGGTCATCCTGTTGATGATGACCTTCTTCTTCGGTGGCGCGATCGAGAGCGCCCTCGCCGCCGGCGGCCCGCTCGACGGCAAGTACATCAACTACCTGCTGCCGGGCCTGCTCCTCTTCGTGCCGTCCTTCCTCACCGTCGCGGTGGCGGTGGCGGTGAACCAGGATGTCACCGAGGGGATCGTCAATCGCCTACGGTCGCTGGCGACCCCACCGACGGCCATCCTGGCCGGCCACTTCGTCGGCGCGTTGATCCAGGGGGCTGTCGCCGTGCTCGTCCTGCTCGGTGCGGCCTTCGCGCTCGGCTTCCGTTCGGACGCGGGCGGTCTCGACTGGCTGCTGGCCGGCGGGCTGCTCCTGCTGCTGACGGCCGGTCTGGTCTGGATCGCCGTGGCCATGGGAGTGGTCGCACCGAACCCGGAGAGCGCCAGCAACATGCCGCTGCCCCTGCTGTTCCTGCCCTACCTCGGCAGCGGGCTCGTGCCGACGGACAGCATGCCCGACGGCGTCCGGCAGTTCGCCGAGTATCAGCCGTTCAGTCCGATAGCCGACACACTGCGCGGCCTGCTCATGGGGCTCGACATCAGCGGTCGCTGGCCGTGGGCCGTGGGCTGGTGCGTCGTGTTCCTCGTCGTCGGCTACCTCTGGGCCGTCACCGCGTTCCGCCGATCCACCACCGGCTGA
- a CDS encoding EXLDI protein, whose translation MPNKTIYVSDDDVAVLERAQQVSGGNLSGAVVEALRAYVRAADYRDAGYDEVVLRDGPDGVRRKRFFGRLLAEETAYDENTGNATKLAAYEGRTGKIVLSVHFVDWANYGVTHRQKTGHWLKDLTGIPSVRSLFSSELPDWGDYTVEIVDDIDDLRKLVPQRFFERAAAALAPDVEDLDV comes from the coding sequence ATGCCCAACAAGACCATCTACGTCTCCGACGACGACGTCGCAGTCCTCGAGCGCGCCCAGCAGGTGTCGGGCGGCAACCTCTCCGGCGCCGTCGTCGAGGCACTGCGCGCCTACGTCCGCGCCGCCGATTACCGCGACGCGGGGTACGACGAGGTCGTGCTCCGGGACGGACCCGACGGCGTGCGGCGCAAACGGTTCTTCGGGCGCCTCCTCGCCGAGGAGACCGCGTACGACGAGAACACCGGCAACGCCACCAAACTCGCCGCATACGAGGGCCGCACCGGCAAGATCGTGCTGTCCGTCCACTTCGTCGACTGGGCCAACTACGGGGTGACGCACCGGCAGAAGACCGGCCACTGGCTCAAGGACCTGACCGGAATCCCCAGCGTCCGAAGTCTTTTCAGCTCCGAACTCCCCGACTGGGGCGACTACACCGTCGAGATCGTCGATGACATCGACGATCTCCGGAAGTTGGTGCCGCAGCGGTTCTTCGAACGTGCTGCCGCCGCACTGGCACCCGACGTCGAAGACCTCGACGTGTAA
- the galE gene encoding UDP-glucose 4-epimerase GalE, producing the protein MRVLVSGGAGYIGSHTVIQLVSAGHDVVIVDDFSNAKPTVVGRLEALTGRSIPVHAFDLADVDKTEHFFAHEDVDAVIHFAGYKAVGESVAKPLDYYQNNLGTTFALLRAMERHDVHTLVFSSSATVYGAEPRLPMTEDLPTSATNPYGWTKVMIEQVLRDVAASSDAWRIAALRYFNPVGAHPSGQIGEDPSGIPNNLMPFVAQVAVGRREKLSVFGDDYDTPDGTGVRDYIHVDDLAAGHVAALARISTGDTGMSTWNLGTGQGVSVLEVVHAFEKASGQPIPYEVAPRRAGDIAASYADPTRANADLNWHATKTIDDMCADTWRWQSGNPTGYPDA; encoded by the coding sequence ATGCGCGTACTCGTGAGCGGCGGCGCGGGCTATATCGGCTCGCACACCGTCATCCAACTGGTCTCGGCCGGACATGACGTCGTCATCGTCGACGATTTCAGCAATGCCAAGCCGACCGTCGTCGGCCGGCTGGAGGCTCTGACCGGGAGGTCCATCCCCGTCCACGCCTTCGATCTCGCCGATGTCGACAAGACCGAGCACTTCTTCGCCCACGAGGACGTCGACGCGGTGATCCACTTCGCCGGCTACAAGGCGGTCGGCGAGTCGGTGGCCAAGCCGCTGGACTATTACCAGAACAACCTGGGCACCACCTTCGCGCTCTTGCGTGCGATGGAACGCCACGATGTCCACACGCTGGTGTTCTCCTCGTCGGCGACGGTCTACGGCGCCGAGCCGCGGCTCCCGATGACCGAGGACCTCCCGACGTCGGCGACCAACCCCTATGGCTGGACCAAGGTGATGATCGAGCAGGTGCTGCGCGATGTCGCGGCCAGCTCCGACGCCTGGCGCATCGCCGCGCTGCGCTACTTCAACCCGGTCGGTGCGCACCCGAGCGGGCAGATCGGTGAGGACCCGTCCGGCATCCCCAACAACCTGATGCCGTTCGTGGCGCAGGTCGCGGTGGGTCGGCGCGAGAAGTTGTCGGTGTTCGGTGACGACTACGACACCCCCGACGGCACCGGCGTGCGCGACTACATCCACGTCGACGACCTCGCCGCCGGACACGTCGCCGCTCTCGCCCGGATCAGTACCGGCGACACCGGTATGTCGACCTGGAATCTCGGTACGGGTCAGGGCGTTTCGGTCCTCGAGGTGGTGCACGCCTTCGAGAAGGCAAGCGGACAGCCGATTCCGTACGAGGTCGCTCCGCGCCGCGCAGGTGACATCGCCGCCTCCTACGCCGACCCGACCCGCGCCAACGCCGACCTGAACTGGCACGCCACCAAGACCATCGACGACATGTGCGCCGACACCTGGCGCTGGCAGTCGGGAAATCCGACGGGCTATCCGGACGCCTGA
- a CDS encoding dTDP-4-dehydrorhamnose 3,5-epimerase family protein — protein sequence MKVRPLTIDGAWEFTPVLHGDARGLFTEAFKADLLAEVIGHRFDLAQVNLSVSAAGVLRGVHFADVPPGQAKYVTCPSGAILDVIVDIRVGSPTFGTYDTVVLDDVDRRAVYLSEGLGHAFCSLADNSTVTYLCSTGYNPGAEHGINPLDPDLGIEWPTVGRDGSTLEFELSEKDTAAPGLHEAAASGLLPRHDEVTAYLRSLADPQRD from the coding sequence ATGAAGGTTCGACCCCTCACCATCGACGGTGCCTGGGAGTTCACCCCGGTACTGCACGGCGATGCGCGCGGGCTGTTCACCGAGGCGTTCAAGGCCGATCTTCTCGCCGAGGTGATCGGTCACCGCTTCGACCTCGCGCAGGTCAACCTGTCGGTCTCGGCGGCCGGCGTGCTGCGCGGCGTGCATTTCGCCGACGTGCCCCCGGGGCAGGCCAAGTACGTGACCTGCCCGTCAGGTGCCATCCTCGACGTCATCGTCGACATCCGGGTGGGCTCACCGACTTTCGGCACCTACGACACCGTCGTCCTCGACGACGTGGACCGTCGCGCGGTGTACTTGTCCGAAGGGCTCGGCCACGCGTTCTGCTCGTTGGCGGACAATTCGACGGTCACCTACTTGTGCTCCACCGGCTACAACCCGGGTGCCGAGCACGGTATCAACCCGCTCGACCCCGACCTCGGCATCGAGTGGCCGACCGTCGGACGGGACGGTTCGACGCTGGAGTTCGAGCTCTCCGAGAAGGACACTGCCGCACCAGGATTGCACGAAGCCGCGGCGTCGGGGCTGCTCCCGCGCCACGACGAGGTGACCGCGTATCTGCGCTCACTCGCAGACCCGCAGCGCGACTGA
- a CDS encoding DUF6541 family protein has product MMLGAWVVVVTALMLILPGAVVGRRMNLPWPVALASGPPITFALVSILTVLYSAVGFQWNAVSALVGLLFVFGGAWIYSALLRTGIGRRLAPVPADSGQPRVGFTAMLRVAAGLGLGGLIIAITCIRPVANTAFAGLGNISQVWDSLWHASSLRWIHETGIGSAMRMGELMNYDTHGFNYYPNTWHALGALLFPLTGATPVELYNTYSPAVLAVTVPLGVAALAYWFARHRYDVDASALIAGTAGAVSALFPSLPYVEVQLTSVPNAVGVSLAPVAAVLVLSVLRDRSRVLPAALAVAGVTATHPSGLIVVGLIVALWWLCEGLWRPVAGRLADLATLSVAAVVTLVLVAPVVLGTIRVADTNELPFFDFREDTIGVLDGLARGAFNGTIPLELNHFPIWPLIIVTILGLGVLVWLRCWAGLATWVVFALVTANAMVSLGPLSYPLGAIGGYFYNSPHRLTFVVAIVSAAAAGVAIGVAALALIGLIGRRMGSSGAGGADVQKSDAPETDLPEADLPEADADNTAGGTSSTTRRRWLAAATYVVLLALIAGAGVVRYPPDAQIASKERGGKYVGPDDLAAYEWLASQPDAQNVLVLNNLDQGTGWLYPVTGVTPMFPFYRANEFSERQRDLFWGVAEIGANPAIDQIVRDMNVHYVIDSPPSYWEFQRGRPDPERGHQGDPFLSLRENGAPGLTEVFRRGDAVIYRVNDLVYPPAEPVPAPS; this is encoded by the coding sequence ATGATGCTTGGGGCGTGGGTCGTCGTCGTGACCGCACTGATGCTGATCTTGCCCGGGGCTGTCGTCGGTCGCCGCATGAATCTGCCGTGGCCGGTCGCGCTGGCGTCGGGGCCGCCCATCACCTTCGCCCTGGTGTCGATCCTGACCGTGCTCTACTCCGCCGTCGGCTTCCAGTGGAACGCCGTGTCGGCTCTGGTGGGCCTGCTCTTCGTCTTCGGTGGTGCCTGGATCTACTCGGCGCTGCTGCGCACCGGGATCGGTCGACGCCTTGCGCCGGTGCCCGCGGATTCCGGGCAACCGCGCGTCGGGTTCACCGCGATGCTGCGGGTGGCGGCGGGCCTCGGGCTCGGTGGTCTGATCATCGCGATCACGTGCATCCGTCCGGTCGCCAACACCGCGTTCGCCGGGCTGGGCAACATCTCGCAGGTGTGGGATTCGTTGTGGCACGCCAGCTCCCTGCGCTGGATTCACGAGACGGGGATCGGCTCGGCGATGCGCATGGGCGAGCTGATGAACTACGACACCCACGGTTTCAACTACTACCCGAACACTTGGCATGCGCTCGGCGCCTTGCTGTTTCCCCTGACCGGTGCCACCCCGGTGGAGCTGTACAACACGTATTCACCTGCGGTGCTGGCAGTCACGGTCCCGCTGGGTGTCGCGGCGCTGGCCTATTGGTTTGCCCGGCATCGCTACGACGTCGATGCGTCTGCCCTGATCGCCGGTACCGCCGGTGCGGTCAGCGCGCTGTTCCCGTCGCTGCCCTATGTCGAGGTGCAGCTGACCTCGGTGCCCAACGCCGTCGGAGTGAGCCTGGCTCCGGTGGCCGCGGTGCTGGTGCTGAGCGTCCTGCGCGATCGATCGCGAGTGCTGCCCGCGGCTCTCGCGGTGGCCGGGGTGACGGCCACGCACCCGTCGGGCCTGATCGTGGTCGGTCTCATCGTCGCACTGTGGTGGCTGTGCGAGGGATTGTGGCGCCCGGTGGCCGGCCGACTTGCCGATCTCGCGACCCTTTCCGTTGCCGCCGTCGTCACACTTGTACTCGTCGCGCCGGTCGTCCTGGGGACCATCCGGGTGGCCGACACCAACGAACTGCCGTTCTTCGACTTCCGTGAGGACACGATCGGAGTCCTCGACGGCCTCGCCAGGGGTGCGTTCAACGGAACGATCCCGTTGGAGCTCAACCATTTCCCGATCTGGCCGCTGATCATCGTCACCATCCTCGGGCTCGGTGTCCTCGTGTGGCTGCGATGCTGGGCGGGGCTCGCGACCTGGGTCGTGTTCGCACTGGTCACCGCGAACGCGATGGTCTCTCTCGGTCCGCTGTCCTATCCCCTCGGCGCGATAGGCGGATACTTCTACAATTCTCCGCACCGCCTCACTTTCGTCGTCGCGATCGTCTCGGCGGCAGCCGCGGGAGTCGCGATCGGCGTGGCGGCGCTCGCCCTCATCGGGCTGATCGGGCGTCGAATGGGGTCGTCGGGCGCCGGCGGAGCAGACGTCCAGAAATCAGATGCCCCGGAAACAGACCTCCCGGAAGCAGACCTCCCGGAAGCAGACGCCGACAACACGGCCGGTGGTACCTCGTCGACGACGCGCCGGCGGTGGCTGGCTGCGGCGACGTACGTGGTGCTGCTCGCGCTGATCGCCGGTGCCGGGGTCGTGCGCTACCCGCCCGACGCCCAGATCGCGTCCAAGGAGCGGGGCGGCAAGTACGTCGGGCCCGACGATCTGGCGGCCTACGAGTGGCTGGCCTCCCAACCCGACGCCCAGAATGTGCTCGTACTCAACAACCTCGACCAGGGAACCGGGTGGCTGTACCCGGTCACCGGCGTCACCCCGATGTTCCCGTTCTATCGGGCCAACGAGTTCTCCGAGCGCCAGCGCGACCTGTTCTGGGGTGTCGCCGAGATCGGCGCCAACCCGGCGATCGATCAGATCGTCCGAGACATGAACGTGCACTACGTCATCGACTCCCCGCCCAGTTACTGGGAGTTCCAGCGCGGCAGGCCCGACCCGGAGCGCGGCCATCAGGGCGACCCGTTCCTGTCGCTCCGTGAGAACGGTGCGCCCGGCCTGACCGAGGTCTTCCGCCGAGGTGATGCGGTGATCTACCGGGTCAACGACCTGGTGTACCCGCCCGCCGAGCCGGTTCCCGCCCCTTCCTGA
- a CDS encoding hydrolase, translated as MQPWICVFCGNEFPASASPPDRCPICDDDRQWVPVSGPSWTRLDGNADNTLTATEAEPGLTRLSLRPSVGIGQQGFVVTRPAGNILWEPPGFIGPSLVDWLERNGGVAAIAASHPHLVGASISLSHRFGRVPVFYNDLDRRWVTRPDPVLEFWSGSAEVLDGVRIVQCGGHFPGSGVLHLPNAADGRGALLTGDTIKGVLQPGMVTFMRSYPNMIPLSPRLVRQIVDRVTDLRFDRLYDAFGVVVEKDARAVVESSAQRYIGWVTDEIVDPDDPHSPR; from the coding sequence ATGCAGCCTTGGATCTGTGTGTTCTGCGGAAACGAGTTTCCCGCGAGCGCATCCCCGCCTGACCGTTGCCCGATCTGCGACGACGACCGCCAGTGGGTTCCGGTCAGCGGCCCGAGTTGGACCCGCCTGGACGGCAACGCTGACAACACCCTCACCGCGACGGAGGCCGAACCCGGCCTGACGAGGCTGTCGCTGAGACCATCGGTGGGCATCGGGCAGCAGGGCTTCGTCGTCACCAGGCCCGCCGGGAACATTCTGTGGGAGCCGCCGGGTTTCATCGGGCCGTCGCTCGTCGACTGGTTGGAGCGCAACGGCGGTGTCGCGGCCATCGCCGCGAGCCACCCGCATCTCGTCGGTGCGAGCATTTCACTCAGCCACCGCTTCGGGCGGGTTCCGGTGTTCTACAACGATCTCGATCGCCGATGGGTGACCCGCCCCGACCCGGTGCTCGAATTCTGGTCCGGGAGTGCGGAGGTCCTCGACGGTGTGCGGATCGTCCAGTGCGGCGGGCATTTCCCCGGGAGCGGGGTACTGCACCTGCCGAACGCCGCTGACGGGCGGGGAGCGCTGTTGACCGGAGACACCATCAAAGGCGTTCTGCAGCCGGGCATGGTGACGTTCATGCGCAGCTACCCGAACATGATCCCGCTGTCTCCGAGGCTCGTTCGGCAGATCGTCGACCGCGTCACCGATCTCCGATTCGACCGTCTCTACGACGCTTTCGGGGTTGTCGTCGAGAAAGATGCCCGTGCGGTGGTGGAGTCGTCGGCGCAGCGCTACATCGGATGGGTCACCGACGAGATCGTCGATCCCGACGATCCGCACTCGCCCCGGTGA
- the rfbB gene encoding dTDP-glucose 4,6-dehydratase, with protein sequence MRVLVTGGAGFIGANFVLRTLATRPDVSIRVLDKLTYAANPETLAPVADQIELIEGDIADAALTERLVSDSDLVVHFAAESHNDNSLADPSAFVHTNLVGTYTLLEAVRAHRVRYHHISTDEVYGDLDLDDPARFTEATPYNPSSPYSSTKAGSDLLVRAWVRSFGVAATLSNCSNNYGPYQHIEKFIPRQITNVLSGVRPKLYGDGRNVRDWIHVDDHNDAVWTIIDKGRIGETYLIGADGEVDNRTVVETILELLGQPADAFDFVTDRPGHDRRYAIDSTRLRTELGWTPAYVDFRAGLAATIDWYRDNPAWWQPAKTAVEEKYAATERVTG encoded by the coding sequence GTGCGTGTTCTCGTGACCGGTGGTGCCGGTTTCATCGGCGCCAACTTCGTGCTGCGCACCCTGGCCACCCGCCCCGACGTGTCGATCCGCGTGCTGGACAAACTCACCTACGCCGCCAACCCCGAGACCCTGGCCCCGGTCGCCGACCAGATCGAACTGATCGAAGGCGACATCGCCGATGCCGCCCTGACCGAACGCCTCGTCTCCGACTCGGACCTGGTGGTCCACTTCGCCGCCGAATCCCACAACGACAACTCCCTGGCCGACCCGTCGGCGTTTGTCCACACCAACCTCGTGGGCACTTACACCCTGCTCGAAGCCGTACGCGCCCACCGGGTGCGCTACCACCACATCAGCACCGACGAGGTCTACGGCGACCTCGACCTCGACGACCCCGCCCGCTTCACCGAGGCCACCCCCTACAACCCGTCGAGCCCCTACTCCTCGACCAAAGCAGGCAGCGACCTCCTCGTCCGCGCCTGGGTGCGCTCGTTCGGCGTCGCGGCCACCCTGTCGAACTGCTCCAACAACTACGGCCCGTACCAGCACATCGAGAAGTTCATCCCCCGCCAGATCACCAACGTCCTCTCCGGTGTGCGCCCCAAGCTCTACGGCGACGGCCGCAACGTGCGCGACTGGATTCACGTCGACGACCACAACGACGCCGTCTGGACCATCATCGACAAGGGCCGGATCGGCGAGACCTATCTGATCGGCGCCGACGGCGAGGTCGACAACCGCACGGTCGTCGAAACCATCCTCGAACTCCTCGGCCAGCCCGCCGACGCCTTCGACTTCGTCACCGACCGCCCCGGCCACGACCGCCGCTACGCCATCGACTCCACCCGCCTGCGCACCGAACTCGGCTGGACCCCCGCCTACGTCGACTTCCGCGCAGGCCTGGCCGCCACCATCGACTGGTACCGCGACAACCCCGCCTGGTGGCAACCCGCCAAAACCGCCGTCGAAGAGAAATACGCCGCCACCGAACGCGTCACCGGCTGA
- the rfbA gene encoding glucose-1-phosphate thymidylyltransferase RfbA has translation MRGIILAGGTGTRLHPITQGVSKQLVPVYDKPMIYYPLSTLMLAGIRDILVITTPHDAPAFQGLLGSGDQFGINLTYKTQPSPDGLAQAFTLGADHIGDESVALVLGDNIFYGPGLGSRLQGFENVDGGAVFAYWVANPEAYGVVDFDAHGTAISLEEKPAQPKSNFAVPGLYFYDNDVVEIARTLKPSARGEYEITDINAHYLERGKLSVTVLPRGTAWLDTGTFDSLLDAGNFVRTVEQRQGLKIAVPEEIAWRRGFLDDDEVRARAEKLRKSGYGDYLLGLLERGKGF, from the coding sequence ATGCGAGGGATCATTCTGGCCGGTGGCACGGGCACGCGCCTGCACCCGATCACGCAGGGGGTCAGCAAACAGCTGGTGCCCGTCTACGACAAGCCGATGATCTACTACCCGCTCTCGACGCTCATGCTCGCCGGCATCCGCGACATCCTCGTCATCACCACCCCGCACGATGCCCCGGCCTTCCAGGGGCTGCTCGGCAGCGGCGACCAGTTCGGCATCAACCTCACCTACAAGACCCAGCCCTCACCCGACGGCCTGGCACAGGCCTTCACCCTCGGCGCCGACCACATCGGCGACGAATCGGTGGCGCTGGTGCTGGGCGACAACATCTTCTACGGTCCCGGCCTGGGCAGCCGGCTGCAGGGGTTCGAGAACGTGGACGGCGGCGCGGTGTTCGCCTACTGGGTCGCCAACCCGGAGGCCTACGGCGTCGTCGACTTCGACGCCCACGGCACCGCGATCTCGCTGGAAGAGAAGCCCGCGCAACCGAAGTCGAACTTCGCGGTACCCGGTCTGTACTTCTACGACAACGATGTCGTCGAGATCGCCCGCACTCTGAAGCCCAGCGCCCGAGGCGAATACGAGATCACCGACATCAACGCCCACTATCTCGAACGCGGCAAACTGTCGGTCACCGTGCTGCCCCGCGGCACCGCCTGGCTCGACACCGGGACCTTCGACAGCCTCCTCGACGCAGGCAACTTCGTCCGCACCGTCGAACAACGCCAAGGCCTCAAGATCGCCGTCCCCGAAGAGATCGCCTGGCGGCGAGGATTCCTCGACGACGACGAAGTCCGTGCCCGCGCCGAGAAACTGCGCAAATCCGGATACGGTGACTATCTGCTCGGGCTCCTCGAGCGCGGCAAGGGGTTCTGA
- a CDS encoding MFS transporter produces MSADRTRFGWPAVALAVFATAWGGNEFTPLLVMYRQITDLSPVVIDALLFAYVLGIVPALLVGGPLSDRLGRRPLMLPAPVFAAVGSGLLAAGADSAALLTAGRVCSGIALGLSMAVGGSWIKELSDRDGARTGAGAGRAAMSLTAGFGIGAGVAGVLAEWGPWPHVLPYVVNIVLAVIAGNLIALVPETRPRQATPGRLRDDLRIPAAGQRRFLFVVVPLAPWVFGAAASAYAIIPALMSARTAGAPIAFAALCCVLGLSAGFAIQSVGRRIDRPGSPRGVVIALTTLIAGMVVAAIAAQILTVWVSLVAATLLGCGYGMALIVALLEVQRIAGPDDLAGLTAVFYSVTYLGFAMPALLAWISETWVSITYPMMFGFGGVAAAVCLAVALAGHRRHGPAIEQTVTGDALSAEEDIAAGRRR; encoded by the coding sequence ATGAGCGCCGACCGCACCCGCTTCGGCTGGCCTGCCGTGGCCCTCGCCGTCTTCGCGACCGCATGGGGCGGCAACGAGTTCACGCCGCTGCTGGTGATGTACCGCCAGATCACCGACCTGTCACCGGTCGTCATCGACGCACTGCTATTCGCGTACGTGCTCGGCATCGTGCCTGCTCTCCTCGTCGGAGGGCCGCTGTCGGACCGCCTGGGCCGACGCCCACTGATGCTGCCCGCGCCGGTGTTCGCCGCGGTCGGCTCGGGGCTTCTGGCCGCGGGGGCCGATTCGGCGGCGTTGCTGACGGCGGGGCGCGTGTGCAGCGGGATCGCGCTGGGGCTGTCGATGGCGGTCGGCGGAAGCTGGATCAAGGAGTTGTCCGACCGTGACGGTGCGCGCACCGGTGCCGGGGCGGGCCGGGCCGCGATGAGCCTCACCGCGGGATTCGGCATCGGCGCGGGCGTTGCGGGTGTCCTGGCAGAGTGGGGCCCGTGGCCGCATGTGCTGCCCTACGTGGTGAACATCGTGCTCGCGGTGATCGCGGGCAACCTGATCGCGCTGGTCCCGGAGACCAGGCCGCGACAGGCCACGCCGGGCCGACTGCGCGACGACCTGCGCATCCCGGCCGCCGGGCAACGTCGATTCCTGTTCGTCGTGGTGCCGCTCGCGCCGTGGGTGTTCGGGGCCGCGGCGTCGGCGTACGCGATCATCCCGGCGCTGATGTCGGCGCGCACGGCCGGCGCACCCATCGCGTTCGCGGCGCTGTGCTGCGTGCTCGGCCTCAGCGCAGGCTTCGCCATCCAGTCGGTGGGCCGACGCATCGACCGCCCGGGTAGCCCGCGCGGCGTGGTCATCGCACTGACGACGCTCATCGCCGGCATGGTGGTCGCCGCGATCGCCGCGCAGATCCTCACCGTTTGGGTGTCGCTGGTGGCGGCGACGCTGCTCGGCTGCGGGTACGGCATGGCGCTGATCGTGGCGTTGCTGGAGGTGCAGCGCATCGCCGGTCCAGACGACCTCGCCGGCCTGACCGCGGTGTTCTACAGCGTCACCTACCTGGGATTCGCGATGCCTGCGCTGCTGGCCTGGATCTCGGAGACCTGGGTGTCGATCACCTACCCGATGATGTTCGGTTTCGGCGGGGTCGCCGCCGCGGTGTGTCTGGCGGTGGCGCTGGCCGGGCATCGACGCCACGGCCCGGCGATCGAGCAGACCGTCACGGGCGACGCGCTGTCCGCCGAGGAGGACATCGCCGCCGGGCGGCGACGGTGA
- a CDS encoding ATP-binding cassette domain-containing protein, producing MIRPPVISASGLMKSFGDTTVLDGIDISVPAGSVFALLGPNGSGKTTTVKILSTLAQPDAGEVRIAGLDPGSDRDAICAQIGLTGQFAAVDTLMTGRENLAMVARLRHLPRQQARERVERLLADFDLVDAADRRAGEYSGGMTRRLDLAMTLIGEPSIIFLDEPTTGLDPRSRRAVWDTVRELVRGGTTIFLTTQYLEEADHLADRIAVLDRGRIVAQGTATELKRLVPGGHIRIAFADADDRQRARRVFPSSVDSQEENTIAVPGAAGINAIREVLATLDDAGIEATGISVHTPDLDDVFLAITGRSAATH from the coding sequence ATGATCCGACCACCCGTCATCAGCGCGTCCGGGCTGATGAAATCGTTCGGCGACACCACTGTCCTCGACGGCATCGACATCTCCGTGCCCGCGGGCAGCGTGTTCGCGCTGCTCGGCCCCAACGGGTCCGGCAAGACCACGACGGTCAAGATTCTGTCGACGCTCGCCCAACCCGACGCCGGCGAGGTACGGATCGCCGGGCTCGACCCCGGATCCGACCGCGACGCGATCTGCGCCCAGATCGGCCTGACCGGTCAGTTCGCCGCCGTCGACACCCTGATGACCGGTCGCGAGAACCTCGCGATGGTGGCCCGCCTCCGGCATCTGCCCAGGCAGCAGGCACGCGAGCGGGTCGAGCGGCTGCTCGCCGACTTCGACCTCGTCGACGCCGCCGACCGCCGGGCCGGCGAGTACTCCGGCGGCATGACCCGGCGTCTCGACCTGGCGATGACACTCATCGGCGAACCGTCGATCATCTTCCTCGACGAACCGACAACCGGGCTCGACCCGCGGTCGCGGCGGGCGGTGTGGGACACCGTGCGCGAACTCGTCAGAGGCGGCACGACGATCTTCCTCACCACCCAGTACCTCGAGGAGGCCGACCATCTCGCCGATCGGATCGCCGTTCTCGACCGCGGACGAATCGTCGCACAGGGCACCGCAACCGAGCTCAAACGGCTCGTTCCCGGTGGTCACATCAGGATCGCTTTCGCCGACGCGGACGACCGTCAACGGGCACGGCGCGTGTTCCCGTCGTCGGTCGACAGCCAGGAGGAGAACACCATCGCGGTCCCCGGCGCGGCCGGCATCAACGCCATCCGTGAGGTTCTCGCGACTCTCGACGACGCCGGAATCGAGGCGACCGGCATCTCTGTGCACACCCCCGACCTCGACGACGTGTTCCTCGCCATCACCGGCCGCTCGGCCGCCACCCACTAG